In a single window of the Lebetimonas sp. JH292 genome:
- a CDS encoding helix-turn-helix domain-containing protein, translating into MEFLIQNANKVVSFDEISNYVWEYEYPSKEAVKSLVKEIRRKIGSQNIKNIYSIGYIFEI; encoded by the coding sequence TTGGAGTTTTTGATTCAAAATGCAAATAAAGTTGTGTCTTTTGATGAAATTTCCAATTATGTTTGGGAATATGAATATCCAAGCAAAGAAGCTGTCAAATCTCTTGTTAAAGAGATTAGAAGAAAGATAGGTTCCCAAAATATAAAAAATATATACAGCATAGGATATATATTTGAAATTTAA
- the dsrO gene encoding sulfate reduction electron transfer complex DsrMKJOP subunit DsrO, which translates to MPKEKSRRDFIKKGIASTAVAMVAASDANAFSLKIPGRDKDDPKYIGQKGKHFVMVIDLRKCIGCQACTAACMVENQVPKGQHRTYVPEMEIGEFPDVRKGFLPQLCNHCDEPSCVSVCPTGATFKREDGIVVVDNTVCWGCGYCVEACPYDKRFINTETKVVDKCNFCAQRVDKGLLPACVETCVGGARIFGDLNDKNSEVSKLFNTYSHDVLKPEQGNKPQVFYIGLDDRLVEVLDATPVLDDWVRSKLKILEKEWVIYPEKGV; encoded by the coding sequence ATGCCTAAAGAAAAATCAAGAAGGGATTTTATTAAAAAAGGAATTGCTTCAACAGCGGTTGCTATGGTAGCAGCATCTGACGCAAATGCTTTTTCTTTAAAAATCCCTGGTAGAGATAAAGATGACCCAAAATATATTGGTCAAAAAGGTAAACATTTTGTAATGGTTATAGATCTTAGAAAATGCATAGGTTGTCAAGCTTGTACAGCAGCATGTATGGTGGAAAATCAAGTTCCTAAAGGACAGCATAGAACGTATGTTCCCGAGATGGAGATTGGAGAATTTCCAGATGTTAGGAAAGGATTTTTGCCTCAACTATGTAATCATTGCGATGAGCCTTCTTGTGTAAGTGTTTGCCCAACAGGAGCAACATTTAAACGAGAAGATGGAATTGTTGTCGTTGATAATACTGTTTGTTGGGGGTGCGGATACTGTGTAGAAGCTTGTCCTTATGATAAACGATTTATCAATACAGAGACAAAAGTAGTAGATAAATGTAATTTTTGTGCACAAAGAGTTGATAAAGGGCTATTACCGGCATGTGTTGAAACATGTGTGGGGGGAGCAAGAATTTTTGGTGATTTGAATGATAAAAATTCAGAAGTTTCAAAGCTTTTTAATACTTATTCACACGATGTTTTAAAACCTGAACAAGGCAATAAACCCCAGGTGTTTTATATTGGTTTGGATGATCGACTTGTAGAAGTTTTGGATGCGACGCCTGTCCTTGATGATTGGGTGCGTTCTAAATTAAAAATTTTAGAAAAAGAATGGGTTATTTATCCAGAAAAAGGAGTGTAA
- a CDS encoding ATP-binding protein codes for MELKKVTHVYNEILKRVRKFYTTRGYANINSYGIKKAFEKKDIKALHDLSLPRWKIITKENRYLTTFAFYDNNGKLLTYFGQKAQLKLPYIKGKKFPYDGFWYGEGKFFYHTVSEARDKNSNIIGYVVFVIDPRYFLSQIRKLIDMDAYIYYDGYGQNLIFSLHGNDYVKKLIKNKKLSNFKEIKFKKRDYLTYIIKGRGINKKNDFKIIFFQDISNWRMILNKAILQGVIGIILFIIVTAVVINYGFDIILRQLDEVNTKLVNSQKELQKLNKNLQIRVEKEIKERLKKEREVNEKERILLHQSKLASMGEMIGNIAHQWRQPLTELSLILISMELHSERNNLTKEKFKLKIQEANEAIAFMSKTIDDFRNFFVSNLIEKIKKLIIASLKNNNIKLDIEIKDDFTLNGYPNEMAQAVLNIIVNAKDVIVQRGIRNGKIHVKTFTENSNKIILISDNAGGIKVIPIDKIFEPYFSTKHAKSGIGIGLYMTKTIIEKNNNGKLEVKNEDKGAVFTIIF; via the coding sequence ATGGAGCTTAAAAAAGTAACGCACGTTTATAATGAAATATTAAAAAGAGTAAGAAAGTTTTATACGACAAGAGGATATGCCAACATAAATTCTTACGGGATAAAAAAAGCATTTGAAAAAAAAGATATAAAAGCGTTGCATGATTTAAGTCTTCCAAGATGGAAAATTATAACAAAAGAGAACAGATACTTAACAACTTTTGCTTTTTATGATAATAATGGAAAACTTTTGACATATTTTGGTCAAAAAGCACAGTTAAAACTTCCTTATATCAAAGGTAAAAAATTTCCATATGACGGCTTTTGGTATGGGGAGGGAAAGTTTTTTTATCATACCGTGTCTGAGGCAAGAGATAAAAACTCCAATATAATAGGATATGTTGTTTTTGTAATAGATCCCAGATATTTTCTATCTCAAATTAGAAAACTTATAGATATGGATGCATATATATATTATGACGGTTACGGGCAAAACCTCATTTTTTCATTACATGGAAACGATTATGTTAAAAAATTGATAAAAAATAAGAAACTATCCAATTTTAAAGAGATTAAGTTTAAAAAGAGAGATTATCTGACTTATATCATTAAAGGAAGAGGTATAAATAAAAAAAATGATTTTAAGATCATTTTTTTTCAGGATATTTCCAATTGGAGAATGATATTAAATAAAGCGATTTTACAAGGTGTTATAGGAATAATATTATTTATTATAGTTACTGCTGTAGTTATAAATTATGGTTTTGATATCATTTTAAGGCAACTCGATGAAGTAAATACAAAACTTGTAAATAGTCAAAAAGAGTTGCAAAAGTTAAATAAAAATTTACAGATTAGAGTGGAAAAGGAGATAAAAGAGAGGCTAAAAAAAGAGAGAGAAGTAAATGAAAAAGAGAGAATATTACTTCATCAAAGTAAATTAGCCAGTATGGGTGAAATGATAGGAAATATAGCTCACCAATGGAGGCAGCCTTTAACTGAACTGTCTTTAATTCTAATAAGTATGGAACTTCATTCTGAAAGAAACAATCTTACAAAAGAAAAATTTAAGTTAAAAATACAAGAAGCAAATGAAGCAATTGCATTTATGTCTAAAACAATAGATGATTTTAGAAATTTTTTTGTATCAAATCTTATAGAAAAAATAAAAAAACTTATAATAGCTTCACTGAAAAATAATAATATTAAGCTTGATATAGAAATAAAAGATGATTTTACATTAAACGGTTATCCAAATGAAATGGCTCAAGCGGTTTTAAATATCATTGTTAATGCTAAAGATGTAATTGTTCAAAGAGGTATACGAAATGGTAAAATACATGTAAAAACTTTCACAGAAAATTCAAACAAAATAATTCTTATTTCGGATAACGCAGGAGGAATAAAAGTTATTCCTATAGATAAAATTTTTGAACCATACTTTAGTACAAAGCACGCTAAAAGCGGTATTGGTATAGGATTATATATGACAAAGACTATTATTGAGAAAAACAATAATGGAAAACTTGAAGTTAAAAATGAAGATAAGGGAGCAGTTTTTACTATAATTTTTTAA
- a CDS encoding response regulator transcription factor yields MKILLVEDDEKIVSFLKRGLEEEGKKVDFALDGEEGEYLAEINNYDLIIIDWMLPKMSGIEIIEHLRKEKINTPILMLTAKGELSDKIKGFKSGADDYLTKPFEFEELLVRIEALIRRNLKTYQNILKIKDLEIDLNTKEVKKDNKIIKLTAKEYELLLFMIKNKNAYISNEKIKDELWREKEYIDNNVIAVTMYHLRKKVGDIIKNYRGLGYRLEV; encoded by the coding sequence ATGAAAATTCTTTTGGTTGAAGATGATGAAAAAATTGTTTCTTTTTTAAAAAGGGGGCTTGAAGAAGAAGGTAAAAAAGTAGATTTTGCCCTTGACGGGGAAGAAGGGGAATATTTGGCAGAAATTAATAATTATGATTTGATTATTATAGACTGGATGTTGCCTAAAATGTCAGGAATTGAAATAATTGAGCATTTGAGAAAAGAAAAAATAAATACCCCGATTTTAATGCTTACTGCTAAAGGTGAACTCAGTGATAAAATAAAAGGTTTTAAAAGCGGGGCAGATGATTATTTAACAAAGCCTTTTGAATTTGAAGAATTATTAGTCAGAATAGAAGCACTTATCAGAAGAAATTTAAAAACATATCAAAATATATTAAAAATTAAAGATTTGGAAATAGATTTAAATACTAAGGAAGTTAAAAAAGACAATAAAATTATTAAGCTTACCGCAAAAGAGTATGAACTTCTTTTATTTATGATAAAAAACAAAAATGCTTATATATCAAATGAAAAAATAAAAGATGAACTATGGAGAGAAAAAGAATATATTGATAATAATGTAATTGCCGTTACAATGTATCATCTTAGAAAAAAAGTAGGGGATATTATCAAAAATTACAGAGGTTTAGGATACAGGCTTGAAGTTTAA
- a CDS encoding TDT family transporter has translation MKMNLKPLQNKGLSEVIRDFTPNWFTLNMGTGIAFLTLHNINTNIFYGQTQIGIGFWIVDILFFLLFSFLMIARIILYPEAIALMLKHPVQSMFLGAIPMALVPILEGFAIFGPPIMGDKALDIALYLWWIDVILAVGVGWLVPYLMFTVQKEHKLENMTAVWLLPIVASEVTASAGGMLAPYFPNSMGETMLILSYILWTFSVPLAFSILVILFLRLATHKLPDKAMAVTSWLTLGPLGTGALGLLLLGNSAKSALAGTGLEGISSFLYDFGLIMGLLIWGYALWWFFMAWFITLKFFKEGLPFNMGWWGFTFPVGVFTASTFQLWKETGINAFEYFGMLLSVQLMVFWLIIFVKTIKGMWSGYLFHAPCLSPETGLPKEEEECKKFEQNKKKYT, from the coding sequence ATGAAAATGAATTTAAAACCTTTACAAAATAAAGGCTTATCAGAAGTAATTAGAGACTTCACACCAAACTGGTTTACTCTTAATATGGGTACCGGTATTGCTTTTTTGACATTACATAATATAAATACAAATATATTTTACGGCCAAACACAAATTGGTATTGGATTTTGGATAGTCGATATTCTTTTCTTTTTACTGTTTTCATTTTTAATGATTGCCAGGATAATTTTATATCCTGAAGCTATTGCTCTTATGTTAAAGCACCCCGTTCAATCTATGTTTTTAGGAGCTATACCTATGGCATTAGTCCCAATATTAGAAGGATTTGCTATATTTGGTCCACCAATAATGGGTGATAAAGCTTTGGATATAGCATTATATTTATGGTGGATTGATGTTATTTTAGCAGTAGGTGTAGGATGGTTAGTGCCTTATTTAATGTTTACAGTTCAAAAAGAACATAAATTGGAAAATATGACAGCTGTATGGCTTTTACCAATTGTAGCTTCTGAAGTTACCGCATCTGCAGGTGGAATGTTGGCTCCATATTTTCCAAATTCTATGGGTGAGACTATGCTTATATTAAGTTACATTTTATGGACGTTTTCTGTGCCATTGGCATTTTCAATATTGGTGATTTTATTTTTAAGGCTTGCAACTCATAAACTTCCTGATAAAGCAATGGCTGTTACCAGCTGGCTGACGTTGGGACCATTAGGAACAGGTGCACTTGGATTGCTTTTGCTTGGAAACAGTGCTAAAAGTGCATTAGCTGGTACAGGCTTAGAAGGAATATCTTCATTTTTATACGATTTTGGATTAATTATGGGATTGTTAATATGGGGATATGCATTATGGTGGTTTTTTATGGCTTGGTTTATAACATTAAAGTTTTTCAAAGAAGGACTGCCTTTTAATATGGGATGGTGGGGATTTACTTTCCCGGTAGGAGTTTTTACAGCGTCAACTTTTCAACTTTGGAAAGAAACAGGCATAAATGCATTTGAATATTTCGGAATGCTTTTAAGCGTACAGTTAATGGTGTTTTGGTTAATTATATTTGTAAAAACTATAAAAGGAATGTGGAGCGGATATCTATTCCATGCTCCTTGTTTATCTCCTGAAACAGGATTGCCAAAAGAAGAAGAGGAGTGTAAAAAGTTTGAACAAAATAAAAAAAAATATACATAA
- a CDS encoding DedA family protein: MEAIVHFLVTTIGNWGYIGIFILMFLESSFFPFPSEVVMIPAGYLAYKGDMNLFLVIISGVLGSLSGAWFNYLLASKFGRKFLEKFISKEKLNKLDYFFEKHGHISTFSGRLIPGVRQYISFPAGLANMNGIIFSFFTALGSLIWILVLVGLGYFIGQNQELIHKYLREITAITLVILAVIIFIYYKYQKAKNENSFG, encoded by the coding sequence GTGGAAGCAATAGTTCATTTTTTAGTTACAACCATCGGAAATTGGGGATATATTGGAATTTTTATATTAATGTTTTTAGAGAGCTCTTTTTTTCCCTTTCCAAGTGAAGTTGTTATGATACCTGCCGGGTATCTGGCTTACAAGGGGGATATGAATCTGTTTTTGGTTATTATTTCAGGAGTTTTAGGCTCGCTCAGCGGAGCGTGGTTTAATTATTTATTGGCAAGTAAGTTTGGCAGAAAATTTTTAGAAAAATTCATAAGCAAAGAAAAACTAAATAAACTTGATTATTTTTTTGAAAAACACGGTCATATTTCCACTTTTTCCGGAAGACTGATACCGGGTGTGAGGCAGTATATTTCTTTTCCTGCAGGACTTGCTAATATGAACGGAATTATTTTTAGTTTTTTTACAGCACTAGGAAGTCTTATTTGGATTTTGGTTTTAGTGGGACTTGGATATTTTATAGGTCAAAACCAGGAGCTTATTCATAAATATTTAAGAGAAATCACTGCCATTACACTGGTAATATTAGCAGTAATTATTTTTATTTATTATAAATATCAAAAGGCTAAAAATGAAAATTCTTTTGGTTGA
- a CDS encoding Spy/CpxP family protein refolding chaperone, producing the protein MKTKKLISVLAVALITSSAFAFGPQSMQNQMQPMPPKHNIKDGKKHKRGNSVIAMVMKLDLSKEQRMKIRDIIKNARCNSENVSDAFTKTSFNKSKFIQILENRRENAIKRQAELIEKIYNVLNDNQKEQLKLMLEMRKLKQCRLK; encoded by the coding sequence ATGAAAACAAAAAAACTAATTTCAGTGTTGGCAGTAGCTTTAATTACCTCATCAGCTTTTGCATTTGGACCTCAAAGTATGCAAAATCAAATGCAACCGATGCCTCCAAAGCATAATATAAAAGACGGTAAAAAACATAAAAGAGGCAATTCTGTTATAGCAATGGTTATGAAACTCGATTTATCAAAAGAGCAAAGAATGAAAATAAGAGATATTATAAAAAATGCAAGATGCAACAGTGAAAATGTAAGTGATGCATTTACAAAAACATCTTTTAATAAAAGCAAATTTATTCAGATTTTGGAAAACAGAAGAGAAAATGCCATAAAACGCCAGGCAGAACTTATTGAAAAAATTTATAACGTGTTAAACGATAATCAAAAAGAGCAGTTAAAACTGATGCTTGAAATGAGAAAATTAAAACAGTGCAGATTAAAATGA
- a CDS encoding response regulator gives MKINNIDILNILSDKKVLYAEDEDGIRNKVIDILEIFFERVVAVCNGKEAVEEMSFGNYDVLIFDICMPNMDGLDAVKEIRKKIKKIPVIILSAHTEQNYLWRAIELKITKFLIKPFDKNNFLKALEKVALELVDYNMNIKLKNGCIYNPAKKNSILW, from the coding sequence ATGAAAATAAATAATATTGACATATTAAATATATTGTCTGATAAAAAAGTTTTATATGCGGAAGATGAAGATGGAATACGAAATAAAGTTATTGATATTTTAGAGATATTTTTTGAAAGGGTGGTAGCTGTTTGTAATGGCAAAGAAGCTGTCGAGGAAATGAGTTTTGGAAATTATGATGTTTTAATATTTGATATTTGTATGCCAAATATGGATGGATTAGATGCTGTTAAAGAAATAAGAAAAAAAATAAAAAAAATTCCTGTCATTATATTATCTGCTCATACTGAACAAAATTATTTGTGGAGAGCAATTGAACTTAAAATTACAAAATTTTTAATAAAACCTTTCGATAAAAATAATTTCTTAAAAGCATTGGAAAAAGTAGCTTTAGAACTAGTTGATTACAATATGAACATAAAATTAAAAAATGGCTGTATTTATAATCCTGCAAAAAAAAACAGTATCTTATGGTAA
- a CDS encoding ArsS family sensor histidine kinase, translating into MNSIGFKQVKNCRKFLKKYNFKIHRRNFNLFFYKDKIYLFIRTPFFEICVQKPSNIRKTGYFLYAVFFMFLIILIFIYFLIIKNIREKELLLNSRNLFLRTIMHELKTPIAKGKIVSELVNDEKQKKRLIKIFDKLNYLINDFAKAEQVISKNYHLNKTTFTLKELSEKAFSVYLLEKKEIENITVSIDENTKIKGDIELLSLALKNLIDNGLKYSKDHKIIIKQVKNRLLFISKGNRLPKPLKSYFNPFHNDIKTHNHGMGLGLYIVFSILKFHNMKLDYRYEDGQNIFIIEF; encoded by the coding sequence TTGAATAGTATTGGATTTAAACAGGTAAAAAATTGTAGAAAATTTTTAAAAAAATATAATTTTAAAATTCACAGAAGAAATTTTAATCTCTTTTTTTATAAAGATAAAATTTATCTTTTTATTAGAACACCTTTTTTTGAAATTTGTGTACAAAAACCTTCTAATATACGAAAAACGGGTTATTTTTTATATGCGGTTTTTTTTATGTTTTTAATTATATTAATTTTTATATATTTTTTAATAATTAAAAATATAAGAGAAAAAGAGTTATTGCTTAATTCGCGCAATCTGTTTTTGAGAACAATAATGCATGAGCTTAAAACCCCTATTGCAAAAGGAAAAATAGTAAGTGAGTTGGTAAATGATGAAAAACAAAAAAAACGTTTAATTAAAATATTTGACAAATTAAATTATTTAATTAACGATTTTGCAAAAGCGGAACAGGTTATTTCAAAAAATTATCATTTAAATAAAACTACTTTTACATTAAAAGAGCTATCAGAAAAAGCTTTTTCTGTATATCTACTTGAAAAAAAAGAGATTGAAAATATAACAGTTTCAATAGATGAGAATACTAAAATAAAAGGAGATATAGAACTTTTGTCTTTGGCTTTAAAGAATCTTATTGATAACGGTTTAAAATATTCAAAAGACCATAAAATAATTATTAAACAGGTTAAAAACCGGCTATTGTTTATTTCAAAAGGGAATAGACTTCCAAAACCTTTAAAAAGTTATTTTAATCCCTTTCATAATGATATAAAAACGCATAATCACGGAATGGGGTTAGGGTTGTATATAGTTTTTTCAATTTTGAAGTTTCATAATATGAAATTAGATTACAGATATGAAGATGGACAAAATATTTTTATTATAGAGTTTTAG
- a CDS encoding sulfite exporter TauE/SafE family protein: protein MTDIILALIGGLISGVALGLTGGGGSIIAVPLLVYLVGEDIHLAIITSLIAVGITSLIASFSYIKEFLVNFKIAFLMATPGIISIYLGSLANKVLKGPDLLISFAILMIFIGFKMTKPKNQKINKKTTGIDYKKILILGFITGFASGFFGVGGGFLLVPALYMGANLKIKEAIATSLFIIFLFGVFGLLSYLIQGREIDYNISAVFAIGGALGGFIGAYFAKKINQNRLRFIFAVFTIIMGIGIFIENIIKLTNI from the coding sequence ATGACTGATATTATTTTAGCATTAATAGGAGGTTTAATCTCAGGAGTTGCTTTAGGTTTAACAGGTGGAGGAGGGTCTATAATTGCTGTTCCTTTACTTGTATATTTAGTAGGGGAAGATATTCATTTAGCCATTATTACTTCGCTTATAGCTGTAGGTATAACCTCTCTTATCGCTTCTTTTTCTTATATTAAAGAGTTTCTTGTAAATTTTAAAATAGCATTTTTAATGGCAACACCAGGAATTATCAGTATATATCTTGGTTCATTGGCAAATAAAGTTCTAAAAGGACCTGATCTTTTAATTAGTTTTGCAATATTAATGATTTTTATAGGTTTTAAAATGACCAAACCAAAAAATCAAAAGATAAATAAAAAAACAACAGGAATTGATTATAAAAAGATATTAATTCTTGGTTTTATAACCGGTTTTGCCAGTGGTTTTTTTGGTGTAGGAGGAGGATTTTTACTTGTACCGGCATTATATATGGGAGCTAATTTAAAAATAAAAGAAGCTATTGCAACTTCATTGTTTATTATATTTTTGTTTGGAGTTTTTGGATTATTAAGTTATTTAATTCAAGGCAGAGAAATTGATTATAATATAAGTGCAGTTTTTGCAATAGGAGGTGCTTTAGGCGGATTTATCGGTGCATATTTTGCTAAAAAAATCAATCAGAATAGATTGCGTTTTATTTTTGCAGTTTTTACAATTATTATGGGTATAGGAATTTTTATTGAGAATATTATAAAGCTAACAAACATCTAA
- a CDS encoding DsrE family protein codes for MKQEKWVMQLLEPSHYVHLFNMLHANMEEVDIKVVVVGGAVLPAFAHGHLKEKIEEFAAKGVDFNFCINSMHLLGLDSKDLPEGTSIASEGGLQAINAYRKAGYTYFVVA; via the coding sequence ATGAAACAAGAAAAATGGGTAATGCAATTATTGGAACCGAGTCATTATGTGCATTTATTCAATATGTTACATGCAAATATGGAAGAAGTTGATATTAAGGTTGTAGTTGTTGGCGGGGCAGTGTTACCTGCATTTGCACACGGGCATTTAAAAGAAAAAATTGAAGAATTTGCAGCTAAGGGAGTAGATTTTAATTTTTGTATAAACAGTATGCATTTACTCGGATTAGATAGTAAAGATTTGCCTGAAGGGACATCAATTGCAAGTGAAGGCGGACTACAAGCCATTAATGCTTATAGAAAAGCCGGTTATACTTATTTTGTAGTGGCATAA
- a CDS encoding undecaprenyl-diphosphatase: MGLNKEWFLDINSLAGYNHLLDEIMILSAKTTPFIFAIILIYLWFSKRKNESLFAFYSAMMGLLLNQIITLIYFHPRPFMVHIGTLLIHHKPENSFPSDHATLTFSIAFMLLMFKSTRIIGIFAFLLALLCGIARVYVGVHWPFDIIGGFFVGLISAIIIYSLKEKLQKLNDIAIFIWNKILGVKN, encoded by the coding sequence ATGGGGCTTAATAAAGAATGGTTTTTAGATATTAATTCTTTAGCGGGATATAATCATCTGTTAGATGAAATTATGATTTTAAGTGCTAAAACAACACCATTTATTTTTGCAATTATTTTAATTTATCTATGGTTTAGTAAAAGAAAAAATGAATCATTATTTGCTTTTTATTCCGCAATGATGGGACTTTTACTTAATCAAATAATTACTCTTATTTATTTTCATCCAAGACCTTTTATGGTTCATATAGGAACGCTGCTAATTCATCATAAGCCAGAAAACTCTTTTCCATCAGACCATGCAACACTAACTTTTTCAATTGCATTTATGCTTTTGATGTTCAAATCTACAAGAATTATAGGAATTTTTGCGTTTTTATTGGCTCTTCTTTGTGGAATTGCAAGGGTGTATGTTGGTGTTCACTGGCCTTTTGATATAATTGGAGGATTTTTCGTTGGATTAATTTCTGCAATAATAATTTATTCATTAAAAGAAAAATTGCAGAAATTAAATGACATTGCTATTTTTATATGGAATAAAATTTTAGGAGTTAAAAATTAA
- a CDS encoding HAMP domain-containing sensor histidine kinase, protein MKFNSLKIKILLWFGAVLIIIIFIFSFLAVYFFNKSIKESIKNRLYKEAVYIENHLKNFSYNEKLTNLEVLIYQNNKIIFKSKNFDKNIDFNKTFQVIDEGEKLRAVFVYKNGEDKIILIKKNIIDKVENLEDTLLVLDPLLIIILLFFANKMINKILEPVEKTTELAKKITIQNLNETLPIPKNYTELQNLALAFNEMIKRLNEGAKKIERFNSDVSHELKTPLTIIKGEIDLALRKERNIDYYKNALKKINNEISNLQKIINSLLLLTKNLNNQNNKLIELDDVLLQVLERFEGKLKEKNLKLHIENFEKVLFTGDKNLIYVVFSNLIENAIKYTPENKNIYVSLYQDSNIHFIVEDEGIGIKKEEISKITDEFYRIEKSRNKKTEGFGLGLSIVKKIVEFYNGKIIISSEVNKDTKVEVVF, encoded by the coding sequence TTGAAGTTTAATTCTTTAAAAATAAAAATACTGTTATGGTTTGGGGCAGTTTTAATTATTATTATTTTTATTTTCAGCTTTTTGGCTGTATATTTTTTTAATAAATCCATTAAAGAATCAATTAAAAACAGGCTTTATAAAGAAGCAGTTTATATTGAAAATCACTTAAAAAATTTTTCTTATAACGAAAAGCTTACAAATCTTGAAGTTTTAATTTATCAAAATAACAAAATTATTTTTAAAAGCAAAAATTTTGATAAAAATATTGATTTTAATAAAACTTTTCAAGTTATAGATGAGGGAGAAAAATTAAGAGCTGTTTTTGTCTATAAAAACGGTGAGGATAAAATTATTTTAATAAAAAAGAATATTATTGATAAAGTTGAAAATTTAGAAGATACACTTTTAGTATTAGACCCTCTTTTAATTATAATTCTTTTGTTTTTTGCAAATAAAATGATTAATAAAATATTAGAGCCCGTTGAAAAAACAACCGAACTTGCAAAAAAAATCACTATTCAAAATTTAAATGAAACTCTGCCTATACCTAAAAATTATACAGAACTTCAAAATTTAGCCCTTGCGTTCAATGAAATGATAAAAAGATTAAATGAAGGAGCTAAAAAAATAGAAAGGTTTAATTCCGACGTTTCACATGAACTTAAAACTCCTTTGACAATAATAAAAGGTGAAATTGATTTAGCTTTAAGAAAAGAAAGAAATATTGATTATTATAAAAATGCATTAAAAAAAATAAATAATGAAATTTCAAATTTGCAAAAAATAATAAATTCGTTACTTTTACTTACAAAAAATTTAAATAATCAAAATAATAAGTTAATAGAACTTGATGATGTGTTATTGCAGGTATTAGAAAGATTTGAGGGTAAATTAAAAGAGAAAAATTTAAAACTTCATATTGAAAATTTTGAAAAAGTGCTTTTTACGGGTGATAAAAATTTAATATATGTAGTTTTTTCAAACCTTATAGAAAATGCAATTAAATATACACCTGAAAATAAAAATATTTATGTATCTTTATACCAAGATTCAAACATTCATTTTATTGTTGAAGATGAAGGAATAGGCATAAAAAAAGAAGAAATTTCAAAAATAACAGATGAATTTTACAGAATTGAAAAAAGCAGAAACAAAAAAACAGAAGGTTTTGGACTCGGGCTTTCGATTGTCAAAAAAATTGTTGAATTTTATAACGGAAAAATTATTATCAGCTCTGAAGTAAATAAAGACACCAAAGTAGAGGTTGTTTTTTAA
- a CDS encoding response regulator transcription factor — MINVLMIEDDPEFAEFLGELLEKYNIKITNYQDPYMGLVTNFSNYDLVILDLTLPGIDGLEVCKEIRKKSNIPIIISSARSDVADKVLGLERGADYYLPKPYDPKEMYAVIMSLLRRNKKKEIIKKSLFDYDEKKQVRNFKDKILNLTYAEYEVLLVLIKNKNTTLSREYIIENCETLNDLYGKSLDVIIGRLRKKLNDNAKNPKYIFSIRGMGYRLSE; from the coding sequence ATGATAAATGTTTTAATGATAGAAGATGACCCTGAATTTGCAGAATTTTTAGGGGAGCTTTTAGAAAAATACAATATTAAAATAACAAATTACCAAGACCCTTATATGGGCCTTGTTACTAATTTTTCAAATTATGATTTAGTGATTTTGGATTTGACTCTTCCCGGAATTGACGGTTTGGAAGTTTGTAAAGAAATAAGGAAAAAAAGCAATATTCCTATAATTATTTCAAGTGCAAGAAGCGATGTTGCCGATAAAGTTTTGGGGCTGGAGAGAGGGGCTGATTATTATCTTCCAAAACCGTACGACCCAAAAGAAATGTATGCTGTTATCATGAGTCTTTTAAGAAGAAACAAAAAGAAAGAAATTATTAAAAAAAGTTTGTTTGATTACGATGAAAAAAAACAGGTTAGAAATTTTAAAGATAAAATACTGAATTTAACATATGCGGAATATGAAGTATTACTCGTTTTAATTAAAAACAAAAACACCACACTCTCAAGAGAATATATCATTGAAAATTGTGAAACTTTAAACGACCTTTACGGTAAAAGCCTGGATGTAATTATCGGAAGACTTAGAAAAAAATTAAATGACAATGCAAAAAATCCCAAATATATCTTTTCAATAAGAGGTATGGGATACAGGCTTAGCGAATGA